In Mycobacterium gallinarum, a single window of DNA contains:
- a CDS encoding DUF402 domain-containing protein, translated as MRAVDVYTVEPWGLYMARPAPGRAQFHYLESWLLPALNLRATVFHFNPGHERDQDYYLDIGLYSPGETVWQAEDHYLDLVVRTGVGADLADVDELLTAVRHRLLSPEAAEQAVQTAVSTLDGLSRNGYDLDRWLAGQGMALTWRDPA; from the coding sequence GTGCGGGCCGTTGACGTGTACACCGTCGAGCCGTGGGGCCTCTACATGGCCCGACCGGCCCCCGGCCGCGCCCAGTTCCACTACCTCGAGTCGTGGCTGCTGCCCGCGCTCAACCTGCGGGCCACCGTGTTCCACTTCAACCCGGGTCATGAGCGCGACCAGGACTATTACCTCGATATCGGCCTGTACAGCCCCGGCGAGACGGTGTGGCAGGCCGAAGACCACTATCTGGATCTGGTGGTGCGCACCGGCGTCGGGGCCGATCTCGCCGACGTCGACGAGCTACTCACCGCAGTCAGGCACCGCCTGCTGTCGCCCGAGGCCGCTGAGCAGGCAGTTCAGACTGCGGTATCGACGCTCGACGGGCTGTCGAGAAACGGCTATGACCTCGATCGATGGCTCGCCGGCCAAGGGATGGCCCTGACCTGGCGCGATCCTGCGTAA
- the coaE gene encoding dephospho-CoA kinase → MLRIGLSGGIGAGKSTVSSTFSELGGIVVDGDVIAREVVEPGTEGLGKLVDAFGKDILQADGSLNRPALAAIAFSDDEKRQTLNGIVHPLVAHRRSELIAAAADDAVIVEDIPLLVESGMAPMFPLVVIVHADVETRVKRLIEHRGFTEEDARARIAAQATEEQRRAVADVWLDNSGSAGELVEQARALWHERILPFAHNLEHGRPARSEPVLVPSDPSWPDQGRRIAARLNTACGHRAVRIDHIGSTAVPGVDAKDVIDMQVTVASLEEADELADALTTAGYVRSPITADVGKPDARSTVASFDHTNEESLWHKRLHCSADPGRPTNVHIRVDGWPGQQFALLFVDWLRDNTSVQADYVALKRKVAGQAHVDNGAYADAKEPWFLDAYRRAWEWADTTGWRP, encoded by the coding sequence GTGCTGCGCATTGGCCTGTCCGGCGGTATCGGCGCCGGAAAGTCGACGGTGTCCTCGACGTTCAGTGAGCTCGGCGGAATCGTCGTCGACGGCGACGTGATCGCCCGCGAGGTGGTGGAACCGGGGACCGAGGGGCTGGGCAAGCTCGTCGACGCGTTCGGTAAGGACATCCTGCAGGCGGACGGTTCGTTGAACCGGCCCGCCCTGGCGGCGATCGCCTTCAGCGACGACGAGAAGCGGCAGACACTGAACGGGATCGTGCATCCGTTGGTGGCCCACCGCAGGTCTGAGTTGATCGCGGCTGCGGCCGACGATGCCGTGATCGTGGAGGACATTCCGCTGCTGGTGGAGTCCGGCATGGCGCCGATGTTCCCGTTGGTGGTGATCGTGCACGCGGACGTGGAAACAAGGGTCAAGCGCCTGATCGAGCACCGCGGCTTCACCGAGGAGGACGCCCGCGCGCGCATCGCTGCACAGGCCACCGAGGAGCAGCGGCGCGCCGTCGCCGATGTGTGGCTCGACAACTCCGGCAGCGCAGGGGAGTTGGTGGAGCAGGCGCGGGCGCTGTGGCATGAGCGGATCCTGCCGTTCGCCCACAACCTCGAACACGGCCGGCCCGCGCGCTCGGAACCGGTCCTCGTGCCGAGCGACCCGTCGTGGCCCGATCAGGGCCGTCGTATCGCAGCTCGGCTCAACACGGCCTGCGGGCACCGGGCGGTGCGCATCGACCACATCGGGTCGACGGCCGTCCCCGGGGTGGACGCCAAGGACGTGATCGACATGCAGGTGACGGTCGCCTCGCTCGAGGAGGCCGACGAACTGGCCGACGCGTTGACCACCGCTGGCTACGTGCGCAGTCCGATCACCGCCGACGTCGGCAAGCCCGACGCCCGCAGTACGGTCGCGTCTTTCGATCACACGAACGAAGAATCGTTGTGGCACAAGCGACTTCACTGCTCAGCCGATCCGGGCCGGCCGACCAATGTCCACATCAGGGTCGACGGTTGGCCAGGTCAGCAGTTCGCGCTGCTGTTCGTCGACTGGTTGCGGGACAACACTTCCGTCCAAGCCGACTACGTCGCGCTCAAGCGGAAGGTCGCGGGACAGGCGCACGTCGACAACGGCGCGTACGCCGACGCGAAGGAGCCGTGGTTTCTCGACGCCTACCGGCGGGCCTGGGAATGGGCGGACACCACGGGCTGGCGCCCGTGA
- the rpsA gene encoding 30S ribosomal protein S1: protein MPSPSVTSPQVAVNDIGSAEDFLAAIDKTIKYFNDGDIVEGTIVKVDRDEVLLDIGYKTEGVIPSRELSIKHDVDPNEVVSVGDEVEALVLTKEDKEGRLILSKKRAQYERAWGTIEELKEKDEAVKGTVIEVVKGGLILDIGLRGFLPASLVEMRRVRDLQPYIGKEIEAKIIELDKNRNNVVLSRRAWLEQTQSEVRSEFLNQLQKGAIRKGVVSSIVNFGAFVDLGGVDGLVHVSELSWKHIDHPSEVVQVGDEVTVEVLDVDMDRERVSLSLKATQEDPWRHFARTHAIGQIVPGKVTKLVPFGAFVRVEEGIEGLVHISELSERHVEVPDQVVQVGDDAMVKVIDIDLERRRISLSLKQANEDYTEEFDPSKYGMADSYDEQGNYIFPEGFDADTNEWLEGFEKQREEWESRYAEAERRHKMHTAQMEKFAAAEAEEAARPASSSNGSPRSEESAGGSLASDAQLAALREKLAGNA, encoded by the coding sequence ATGCCAAGTCCCTCCGTCACCTCGCCGCAAGTAGCCGTCAACGACATCGGCTCGGCCGAGGACTTTCTCGCCGCCATCGACAAAACCATCAAATACTTCAACGATGGCGACATCGTCGAGGGAACCATCGTCAAGGTTGACCGTGACGAAGTCCTGCTCGACATCGGTTACAAGACCGAAGGCGTCATCCCTTCCCGTGAGCTCTCCATCAAGCACGACGTCGACCCCAACGAGGTTGTTTCCGTCGGCGATGAGGTTGAAGCCCTGGTCCTCACCAAAGAGGACAAGGAAGGCCGCCTGATCCTGTCCAAGAAGCGCGCTCAGTACGAGCGCGCCTGGGGCACCATCGAAGAGCTCAAGGAAAAGGACGAGGCCGTCAAGGGCACCGTCATCGAGGTCGTCAAGGGCGGCCTCATCCTCGACATCGGCCTGCGCGGCTTCCTGCCCGCGTCGCTGGTCGAGATGCGTCGTGTCCGCGATCTGCAGCCGTACATCGGTAAGGAGATCGAGGCCAAGATCATCGAGCTCGACAAGAACCGCAACAACGTGGTGCTGAGCCGCCGCGCCTGGCTGGAGCAGACCCAGTCCGAGGTGCGCAGCGAGTTCCTCAACCAGCTGCAGAAGGGCGCCATTCGCAAGGGTGTCGTGTCCTCGATCGTCAACTTCGGCGCCTTCGTCGATCTCGGCGGCGTCGACGGCCTGGTGCACGTTTCCGAGCTGTCCTGGAAGCACATCGACCATCCGTCCGAGGTCGTGCAGGTCGGCGACGAGGTCACCGTCGAGGTGCTCGACGTCGACATGGATCGCGAGCGGGTTTCGTTGTCGCTCAAGGCGACTCAGGAAGATCCGTGGCGGCACTTCGCCCGCACCCACGCCATCGGTCAGATCGTGCCCGGCAAGGTCACCAAGCTGGTGCCGTTCGGTGCGTTCGTCCGCGTCGAGGAGGGCATCGAGGGGCTCGTCCACATCTCAGAGCTGTCCGAGCGCCACGTCGAGGTCCCCGATCAGGTCGTTCAGGTCGGCGACGACGCAATGGTCAAGGTCATCGACATCGACCTGGAGCGTCGCCGCATCTCGCTGAGCCTCAAGCAGGCCAACGAGGACTACACCGAGGAGTTCGACCCGTCGAAGTACGGCATGGCCGACAGCTACGACGAGCAGGGCAACTACATCTTCCCCGAGGGCTTCGACGCCGACACCAACGAATGGCTCGAGGGCTTCGAGAAGCAGCGTGAAGAGTGGGAGTCGCGCTACGCCGAGGCGGAGCGCCGCCACAAGATGCACACCGCGCAGATGGAGAAGTTCGCCGCGGCCGAAGCCGAAGAGGCAGCCAGGCCTGCGTCGTCGTCCAACGGGTCGCCGCGCTCTGAGGAGTCCGCCGGCGGTTCACTCGCCAGTGACGCCCAGTTGGCGGCTCTGCGCGAGAAGCTCGCAGGCAACGCGTAA
- a CDS encoding PrsW family intramembrane metalloprotease, with amino-acid sequence MAYAGAPQQSWPTRPPFERKIRQVGAPLGVLILLGILAGLIVIGLTALNPVGASIGFVLSGVAIGVVVFAYIWLDRWEPEPPRLLIFAFLWGASVAVILSVIIGLFLDALISQGGSEDSSWVSIAIGAPVIEEAAKGAFLLLMMTGRRRNELNSLTDCLVYAGLVGAGFAWLEDILYIAGGETLGDSLLTAGVRLVMGPFAHSLFTTMFALGVWFALHNRNPVAKSFYILLGYAGAVIMHGLWNGSSVIGPETYLAVYVFWMVPVFVFAIVLGVRSRKKEQRVVAEKLPGMVAAQLVTPSEATWLNSIKNRKLAIAHARRSGGKPAGKAVKAFAAQVVELAFVRDRIDRGFGDARVYAMQTEEANAVHVARMQTPALAGLAGFHAPPVR; translated from the coding sequence GTGGCATATGCCGGTGCTCCCCAGCAGTCATGGCCGACGCGACCGCCGTTCGAGCGGAAGATCCGGCAAGTCGGAGCACCGTTGGGCGTGCTCATCCTGCTCGGCATCCTCGCCGGGCTGATCGTCATCGGTCTGACCGCGCTGAACCCGGTCGGCGCATCGATCGGCTTCGTGCTGTCCGGGGTGGCGATCGGCGTGGTCGTCTTCGCCTACATCTGGCTCGATCGGTGGGAACCGGAACCGCCCCGACTGTTGATTTTCGCGTTTCTGTGGGGTGCGTCGGTCGCCGTGATCCTGTCGGTGATCATCGGTCTCTTCCTGGACGCACTGATCTCACAGGGCGGGTCCGAGGACAGCAGCTGGGTGTCCATCGCGATTGGCGCACCGGTCATCGAAGAAGCGGCCAAAGGCGCATTTCTGCTGCTCATGATGACGGGGCGACGACGCAATGAACTCAATTCCCTGACCGACTGCCTGGTGTACGCGGGCCTCGTCGGCGCCGGTTTCGCCTGGCTGGAGGACATCCTGTACATCGCGGGCGGCGAGACTCTGGGCGACTCGCTGCTGACGGCGGGGGTCCGCCTGGTCATGGGGCCGTTCGCACATTCGCTGTTCACCACCATGTTTGCGCTCGGGGTGTGGTTCGCCCTGCATAACCGCAACCCTGTCGCGAAGTCGTTCTACATCCTGCTCGGGTACGCCGGGGCGGTGATCATGCACGGTCTGTGGAACGGGTCGTCGGTGATCGGACCGGAGACCTATCTGGCGGTCTATGTGTTCTGGATGGTGCCGGTCTTCGTGTTCGCGATCGTGCTGGGGGTGCGCAGCCGCAAGAAGGAGCAGCGGGTCGTCGCCGAGAAACTGCCGGGCATGGTGGCCGCCCAGCTCGTCACGCCGAGCGAGGCGACATGGCTGAACTCGATCAAGAACCGCAAGTTGGCGATCGCCCACGCACGCCGTTCCGGAGGTAAGCCAGCCGGAAAAGCGGTCAAGGCTTTCGCGGCCCAGGTCGTGGAACTGGCGTTTGTGCGCGACCGCATCGACCGCGGATTCGGCGACGCGCGGGTGTACGCGATGCAGACCGAGGAGGCCAACGCGGTGCACGTCGCGCGGATGCAGACGCCCGCCCTGGCGGGACTCGCCGGGTTTCACGCTCCGCCGGTGCGCTAA
- the polA gene encoding DNA polymerase I, with protein sequence MLLDGNSLAFRAFYALPAENFKTQGGLTTNAVYGFTAMLINLLRDEQPSHIAAAFDVSRQTFRLEKYPEYKAGRSATPDEFRGQIDITKEVLGALGITVLAEPGFEADDVIATLATQAENEGYRVLVVTGDRDSLQLVSDDVTVLYPRKGVSELTRFTPDAVLEKYGLTPQQYPDFAALRGDPSDNLPGIPGVGEKTATKWIAEYGSLQTLVDRVDTVKGKVGDALRANLSSVVLNRELTDLVKDVPLAQTPDTLRMQPWDRDQIHRLFDDLEFRVLRDRLFDTLASADPEVDQGFDVRGGALESGELAAWLAEHGSGKRFGMAVVGTHLAFDADATALAIVAADGDGRYLDTATLQSDDEAALASWLADPSQPKALHEAKLAMHDLEGRGWKLAGVTSDTALAAYLVRPGQRSFALDDLSLRYLKRELRADNPEQQQLSLLDDTDGVDEQAVQTVILRASAVMDLADALDEELARIDSSALLGNMELPVQRALAEMESAGIAVDLKQLAELQSEFADQIRDAAEAAYAVIGKQINLGSPKQLQVVLFDELEMPKTKRTKTGYTTDADALQSLFDKTGHPFLQHLLAHRDATRLKVTVDGLLNAVASDGRIHTTFNQTIAATGRLSSTEPNLQNIPIRTEAGRRIRDAFVVGKGYAELMTADYSQIEMRIMAHLSKDEGLIEAFNTGEDLHSFVASRAFGVPIDEVTAELRRRVKAMSYGLAYGLSAYGLAAQLKISTEEAKEQMEQYFDRFGGIRDYLRDVVDQARKDGYTSTVFGRRRYLPELDSSNRNVREAAERAALNAPIQGSAADIIKVAMINVDTALKDAELKSRMLLQVHDELLFEIADGERDAVEKLVREQMGNAYPLDVPLEVSVGYGRSWDAAAH encoded by the coding sequence ATGTTGCTGGACGGCAATTCGTTGGCGTTCCGGGCCTTTTATGCGCTGCCCGCCGAGAACTTCAAGACCCAGGGCGGCCTGACCACCAACGCGGTGTACGGCTTCACCGCGATGCTGATCAACCTGCTGCGCGACGAGCAGCCCTCCCACATCGCTGCAGCGTTCGACGTGTCGCGGCAGACGTTCCGCCTGGAGAAGTACCCGGAGTACAAGGCGGGCCGGTCGGCCACCCCCGATGAGTTCCGCGGTCAGATCGACATCACCAAGGAGGTGCTCGGCGCGCTCGGCATCACGGTGCTGGCCGAGCCAGGCTTCGAGGCCGACGACGTGATCGCCACGCTGGCGACCCAGGCCGAAAACGAGGGCTACCGGGTGCTGGTGGTGACGGGTGACCGTGACTCGCTGCAGCTGGTCAGCGACGACGTGACGGTGCTGTACCCGCGCAAAGGCGTCAGCGAGCTGACTCGGTTCACCCCGGACGCCGTGCTGGAGAAGTATGGGCTCACCCCGCAGCAGTATCCCGACTTCGCGGCCCTGCGCGGCGACCCGAGCGACAACCTGCCCGGCATCCCGGGTGTGGGGGAGAAGACCGCCACGAAGTGGATCGCCGAATACGGGTCGCTGCAGACGCTGGTCGACCGGGTGGACACCGTCAAGGGCAAGGTCGGTGATGCGCTGCGGGCGAATCTGTCGTCCGTCGTGCTCAACCGTGAACTCACCGACCTGGTCAAGGACGTTCCGCTGGCCCAGACGCCCGACACGTTACGGATGCAGCCGTGGGATCGTGACCAGATCCACCGCCTGTTCGACGATCTCGAATTCCGGGTACTGCGCGACAGGCTGTTCGACACGCTGGCCTCTGCGGACCCCGAAGTCGATCAGGGCTTCGACGTACGCGGCGGCGCGCTCGAGTCCGGCGAGTTGGCGGCCTGGCTGGCCGAACACGGATCCGGCAAGCGGTTCGGGATGGCCGTTGTCGGTACGCATTTGGCATTCGACGCCGACGCCACCGCGTTGGCGATCGTCGCGGCCGACGGTGACGGTCGCTACCTCGACACCGCGACGCTGCAGTCCGACGACGAGGCCGCGCTCGCGTCGTGGCTGGCCGATCCGAGCCAGCCGAAGGCACTGCATGAGGCCAAGCTGGCGATGCACGACCTCGAGGGTCGCGGCTGGAAGCTCGCCGGCGTCACGTCCGACACCGCGCTCGCCGCCTATCTGGTGCGCCCGGGGCAACGCAGTTTCGCGCTCGACGACCTGTCGCTGCGGTACCTGAAACGTGAGCTCCGTGCGGATAACCCTGAGCAGCAACAGCTTTCCCTGCTCGATGACACCGACGGCGTTGACGAGCAGGCCGTCCAGACGGTGATCCTGCGCGCGAGCGCGGTGATGGACCTCGCCGACGCCCTGGACGAGGAACTGGCGCGCATCGACTCGTCGGCGCTGCTGGGCAACATGGAACTGCCGGTGCAGCGTGCGCTCGCCGAGATGGAGTCCGCGGGCATCGCCGTGGATCTGAAGCAACTTGCGGAACTGCAGAGCGAGTTCGCTGATCAGATCCGCGACGCCGCCGAAGCGGCGTACGCGGTGATCGGCAAACAGATCAATCTCGGCTCACCGAAACAGCTACAGGTCGTGCTGTTCGACGAGTTGGAGATGCCGAAGACCAAACGGACCAAGACCGGCTACACCACCGACGCGGATGCGCTGCAGAGTCTTTTTGACAAAACCGGGCATCCGTTCCTGCAGCATCTGCTGGCGCACCGCGACGCAACCCGACTCAAGGTCACCGTCGACGGGTTGCTCAATGCGGTCGCCTCGGATGGTCGCATCCACACGACGTTTAACCAGACGATCGCCGCCACGGGCAGGCTTTCGTCGACCGAGCCGAACCTGCAGAACATTCCGATCCGTACCGAAGCGGGCCGTCGAATCCGGGATGCCTTCGTCGTCGGCAAGGGTTACGCCGAGCTCATGACGGCCGATTACAGCCAGATCGAGATGCGGATCATGGCGCATCTTTCCAAGGACGAGGGTCTGATCGAGGCGTTCAACACCGGCGAGGACTTGCATTCGTTCGTCGCATCACGGGCGTTCGGCGTGCCCATCGACGAGGTCACCGCGGAGCTGCGGCGCCGGGTGAAGGCGATGTCGTACGGGCTCGCCTACGGGCTGAGCGCATACGGCCTGGCCGCGCAGCTGAAGATCAGCACCGAGGAAGCCAAAGAGCAGATGGAGCAGTACTTCGACCGGTTCGGAGGCATCCGCGATTACCTGCGCGACGTTGTCGATCAGGCACGCAAGGACGGCTACACGTCGACGGTGTTCGGGCGTCGCCGCTACTTGCCGGAGCTGGACAGCAGCAACCGCAACGTGCGCGAGGCCGCCGAACGCGCCGCGCTCAACGCGCCGATCCAGGGCAGCGCCGCCGACATCATCAAGGTCGCGATGATCAACGTCGACACCGCCCTCAAGGACGCCGAGCTGAAGTCGCGCATGCTGCTACAGGTCCACGACGAGCTGCTGTTCGAGATAGCCGACGGTGAACGCGATGCGGTTGAGAAGCTGGTCCGCGAGCAGATGGGCAACGCCTACCCGCTCGACGTTCCGCTGGAGGTCTCCGTCGGCTACGGCCGAAGCTGGGACGCCGCGGCCCACTAG
- a CDS encoding Zn-ribbon domain-containing OB-fold protein, which yields MSASTQPAVDGWFATDESGAAYLIGSKCHRCGTFVFPPRANNCPNPACDGDELAQVPLSRRGTLWSYTENRYAPPPPYPSPDPFEPFAVAAVQLADEGIIVLGKVVEGTLAADLKVGIEMELTTMPLFVDDDGIERVVHAWRIA from the coding sequence GTGTCAGCATCTACTCAGCCCGCGGTCGACGGGTGGTTCGCCACCGACGAATCGGGCGCCGCGTATCTGATCGGCAGCAAGTGCCATCGGTGCGGGACGTTCGTGTTCCCCCCGCGTGCCAACAACTGCCCCAATCCGGCCTGTGACGGCGACGAGTTGGCCCAGGTCCCGCTGTCCCGACGGGGGACGCTTTGGAGCTACACCGAAAACCGTTATGCCCCACCGCCTCCGTATCCGTCGCCGGATCCGTTCGAGCCGTTCGCCGTGGCCGCCGTTCAGCTGGCCGACGAGGGCATCATCGTGTTGGGCAAGGTCGTCGAGGGGACACTCGCGGCTGACTTGAAGGTCGGCATCGAGATGGAACTGACCACCATGCCGCTATTTGTCGACGACGACGGCATCGAGCGCGTCGTACACGCCTGGAGGATCGCGTGA